Proteins from a genomic interval of Paenibacillus sp. FSL H8-0048:
- the ilvB gene encoding biosynthetic-type acetolactate synthase large subunit, with protein MSAQLPEEVRSIEQLREKWKNPEVVSGSEILLRSLVLEGVDTVFGYPGGAVLYIYDALYGFEDFKHILTRHEQGAIHAADGYARASGKPGVCIATSGPGATNLVTGIATAYMDSVPLVVITGNVFSSLIGTDAFQEADITGITMPITKHSYLVRDVEDLPRVIHEAFHIANTGRKGPVLIDIPKDVSAAKTLFTPVQQQGVNLRGYNPRTVPNKLQLDKLVKAIAASERPIIIAGGGVIYSGAHEAMYEFVKRSEIPITTTLLGLGCYPSAEDLWMGMPGMHGTYTANNAIQQCDLLINIGARFDDRVTGKLDGFAPKAKIVHIDIDPAEIGKNVSPDIPIVGDVKTVLEMLNPDVKRASQADAWRTQIAQWKLEQPLRYKDSDTELKPQWVIQMINDTTKGEAIVTTDVGQHQMWAAQYYKFNHPRSWITSGGLGTMGFGFPSAIGAQMAHPQRLVVSINGDGGMQMCSQELAICAIHNIPVKIVVINNQVLGMVRQWQNLIYEKRYSYTDLAGSPDFVKLAEAYGVKGLRATTKEEAGAAWKEAMETPGPVLVEFVVPKDENVYPMVTQGSTIDQMLMGDE; from the coding sequence ATGAGCGCGCAATTACCGGAAGAAGTGCGGTCGATAGAGCAGTTACGTGAGAAATGGAAGAATCCTGAGGTGGTATCGGGGTCTGAGATCCTGCTTCGCAGCCTGGTACTTGAAGGTGTAGATACGGTATTCGGATATCCGGGCGGGGCTGTACTTTATATCTATGATGCGCTTTATGGCTTCGAGGATTTCAAACACATTCTGACACGCCACGAGCAGGGAGCGATCCATGCAGCTGACGGGTATGCAAGAGCGAGCGGTAAGCCTGGCGTATGTATTGCGACTTCAGGTCCGGGAGCAACCAATCTGGTGACCGGAATTGCTACAGCGTATATGGACTCCGTTCCGCTGGTAGTGATTACCGGGAATGTATTCTCCAGCCTGATCGGTACCGATGCGTTCCAGGAAGCGGATATTACCGGGATCACGATGCCGATTACGAAGCACAGCTATCTGGTGCGGGATGTTGAAGATCTGCCGCGTGTTATTCATGAAGCTTTCCATATTGCGAATACGGGCCGTAAGGGTCCGGTACTGATTGATATTCCGAAGGATGTATCCGCGGCTAAGACCTTGTTCACGCCGGTTCAGCAGCAGGGAGTTAACCTTCGCGGCTATAATCCGCGTACCGTTCCTAACAAGCTTCAGCTGGATAAGCTGGTGAAGGCCATTGCTGCTTCCGAACGTCCGATCATCATTGCAGGCGGCGGGGTTATCTACTCCGGAGCGCATGAGGCGATGTATGAATTCGTGAAGCGTTCAGAGATTCCTATTACTACAACCTTGCTGGGTCTGGGCTGTTATCCTAGCGCGGAGGATCTCTGGATGGGAATGCCGGGAATGCATGGCACATATACCGCTAATAATGCAATTCAGCAGTGCGACCTGCTGATCAATATCGGCGCCCGGTTCGATGACCGTGTGACCGGGAAGCTGGACGGCTTTGCGCCTAAGGCAAAGATTGTACACATCGATATCGACCCTGCCGAGATCGGCAAGAACGTATCGCCGGATATTCCAATCGTTGGCGATGTGAAGACGGTGCTGGAGATGCTGAACCCGGATGTGAAGCGTGCTTCGCAGGCAGATGCCTGGAGAACGCAGATCGCCCAGTGGAAGCTGGAGCAGCCGCTCCGGTATAAGGATTCAGATACCGAGCTGAAGCCGCAATGGGTTATCCAGATGATCAATGACACCACCAAAGGTGAGGCTATTGTGACGACTGACGTAGGCCAGCATCAGATGTGGGCTGCACAGTATTACAAGTTCAATCATCCGCGCTCCTGGATTACTTCAGGCGGCCTTGGAACAATGGGCTTCGGCTTCCCTTCGGCGATTGGGGCACAGATGGCTCATCCGCAGCGGCTGGTTGTCTCCATTAATGGTGATGGCGGGATGCAGATGTGCTCCCAGGAGCTGGCGATCTGTGCGATTCATAATATCCCGGTCAAAATTGTGGTTATTAACAATCAGGTGCTTGGAATGGTCCGCCAGTGGCAGAACCTGATCTATGAGAAGCGTTACAGCTATACTGATCTGGCGGGAAGTCCGGATTTTGTAAAGCTGGCTGAGGCTTACGGCGTGAAGGGACTGCGGGCAACCACCAAGGAAGAAGCCGGCGCTGCCTGGAAAGAAGCCATGGAAACACCTGGACCCGTCCTGGTAGAATTCGTTGTTCCAAAGGATGAGAATGTCTACCCGATGGTAACTCAAGGCTCTACCATTGATCAAATGCTGATGGGGGATGAATAA
- the ilvN gene encoding acetolactate synthase small subunit produces MRHTIAVLVNDQPGVLQRVSGLFGRRGFNIESITVGQSEEVGLSRMVIVTLGDQHTLEQIEKQLYKLIDVIKVVDLGAKPMVARELALIKVKAEPSERPEIMGVVETFRASVVDIGSTSLLVQVVGDTTKIDAMIELLKPYGIKELSRTGVTAMIRGNA; encoded by the coding sequence ATGAGACATACGATTGCTGTGCTCGTAAATGACCAGCCTGGTGTGCTGCAGCGGGTATCCGGATTATTCGGCCGCCGCGGCTTCAATATTGAGAGTATTACGGTGGGGCAATCCGAAGAGGTCGGATTGTCCCGGATGGTAATTGTAACATTGGGTGACCAGCATACCCTGGAGCAGATTGAGAAGCAGCTGTACAAGCTGATTGATGTAATCAAGGTGGTTGATCTGGGCGCCAAACCAATGGTAGCCCGGGAGCTGGCACTGATTAAGGTGAAGGCAGAGCCGTCAGAACGGCCGGAGATTATGGGCGTAGTCGAAACCTTCCGTGCTTCTGTAGTAGATATTGGCTCAACCAGCCTGCTTGTACAGGTAGTTGGGGATACCACCAAGATTGATGCAATGATCGAGCTGCTTAAGCCTTATGGAATAAAGGAGCTGTCACGGACCGGAGTCACTGCGATGATTCGCGGGAATGCCTGA